The following coding sequences are from one Aliarcobacter skirrowii CCUG 10374 window:
- a CDS encoding DsbA family protein: MIVCDEKLGVCSVVEVDLKDELELEQPTLFYIGDPMCSWCYGMSDILKDTQEYCAKNGIKFQTIVAGLRASGQVLWDKRFKGFLKHEWTNISNKTGKKFSFEILDLLNFDYDTTPACKAVLIAKILSFNNSKIVLEFFSKIQEKFYANSQDTKKLEFYKEICEDLSLDFEEFSKLFKDKSLDKKLQNEFIFGRNLSSSFPSLILLNKKQKVNISIGYSSLEDVISRINKNLKSL, from the coding sequence ATGATAGTTTGTGATGAAAAATTAGGAGTTTGCTCTGTTGTGGAAGTTGATTTAAAAGATGAGTTGGAACTAGAACAACCAACACTATTTTATATTGGCGATCCTATGTGTTCTTGGTGTTATGGAATGAGCGATATTTTAAAAGATACTCAAGAGTACTGTGCTAAAAATGGTATAAAATTCCAAACTATTGTTGCAGGGCTAAGAGCTAGTGGTCAAGTTTTATGGGATAAAAGATTTAAAGGCTTTTTAAAACATGAATGGACAAATATTTCAAACAAAACAGGCAAAAAGTTCTCTTTTGAAATACTTGATTTATTAAATTTTGATTATGATACAACACCAGCTTGTAAGGCTGTTTTGATTGCAAAGATTTTAAGTTTTAATAATAGTAAAATAGTTTTAGAGTTTTTTTCTAAAATTCAAGAAAAATTTTATGCAAATTCACAAGATACAAAAAAATTAGAGTTTTATAAAGAAATTTGTGAAGATTTAAGTCTTGATTTTGAAGAGTTTTCTAAGCTATTTAAAGATAAATCTTTGGATAAAAAACTTCAAAATGAGTTTATATTTGGAAGAAATTTAAGTAGCTCTTTCCCTAGTTTAATTCTTTTAAATAAAAAACAAAAAGTAAATATATCTATTGGATATAGTAGTTTAGAAGATGTAATTTCAAGAATAAACAAAAACCTAAAGAGCTTGTAA
- the acpS gene encoding holo-ACP synthase, translated as MIGIDIVSIDRIKKMYEKFGDKFYDRFLCEDEKKLVKSPQTAAGFWAAKEAASKAIGTGIGEICSFYDIKIKKDENGAPKIKYSKDLRKKFKIKKSSLSVTHDGGFAIAVVVNSLKK; from the coding sequence TTAGTATTGATAGAATAAAAAAGATGTACGAAAAGTTTGGTGATAAGTTTTATGATAGATTTTTATGTGAAGATGAAAAAAAACTTGTAAAATCTCCTCAAACTGCAGCTGGTTTTTGGGCTGCAAAAGAGGCAGCTAGTAAAGCTATTGGTACTGGAATTGGAGAGATTTGTTCATTTTATGATATAAAAATAAAAAAAGATGAAAATGGTGCTCCAAAGATAAAGTATAGTAAAGATTTAAGAAAAAAATTTAAGATAAAAAAATCATCTTTGAGTGTCACTCACGATGGTGGTTTTGCAATAGCAGTTGTAGTAAATAGTTTAAAAAAATAA